The DNA segment CGGACGCCCTCGGAGTCGTACGCGAAGAAGCACGTCGAGGACACGCTGACATCGATGGAGGACTACTCGGGCGGGATCGTCGCCACGACGTTCTCCTCGCACATCGCCCGCGTGAAGACGCTCGTCGAGTACGCCCGCGAGATCGGCCGCCAGCCGGTCCTCCTCGGCCGCTCGATGGAGAAGTACTCGGGCACCGCCGAGCGGCTCGACTTCGTCGACTTCCAGGGCGACGTCGGCATGTACGGCCACCGGAAGTCCGTCGACCGCGCGTTCAAGCGGATCATGAAGGAGGGGAAGGGGAACTTCCTCCCCATCGTGACGGGTCACCAGGGCGAGCCGCGCGCGATGTTAACCCGCATGGGCCGCGGCGAGACCCCGTACGAAATCGACGACGGCGACAAGGTCGTCTTCAGCGCCAGCGTCATCCCGGAGCCCACCAACGAGGGCCAGCGCTACCAGTCGGAGCAGCTCCTCCGGATGCAGGGCGCGCGCCTCTACGACGACATCCACGTCTCCGGCCACCTCCGCGAGGAGGGCCACTACGAGATGCTGCAGGCGCTGCAGCCCCAGCACCTCATCCCGGCCCACCAGTCGCTGGAGGGGCGCTCGCCGTACGTGAACCTCGCCACCTCGCAGGGGTACAAGCTCGGACGTGACATCCACGTCACGCAGAACGGCAACGTCATCCAACTCGCCGAATGACGAGCGAGACGAAGGAGGCGCGGGTGCTGGACGCCATCCGCGAGCGGCGCGAACTGGTCAACGCCGCTATCGACGAAGAGCTGCCGGTACAGCACCCGGAGCGCCTCTACGAGGCGACGCGGTACATCCTGGAGGCGGGCGGGAAGCGGCTGCGCCCGACGGTGGCGACGCTCGCCGCGGAGGCCGTCGCTGGCGTCGAGCCGATGAGCGTCGACTTCCGCGAGTTCGCCGCCCTCGACGGGACCGAGGTGGACGTGATGCGCGCGGCGGTCGCCATCGAGGTGATCCAGTCGTTCACCCTGATCCACGACGACATCATGGACGAGGACGAGCTCCGGCGCGGCGTCCCCGCCGTCCACGAGAAGTACGACACGTCGACGGCGATCCTCGCCGGCGACACGCTCTACTCGAAGGCGTTCGAGTTCATGACGGAGACGGGCGCGGCGCCCGAGAACGGGCTGGAGGCGATGCGGATGCTCGCGTCCACCTGCACCGAGATCTGCGAGGGACAGGCGCTCGACGTCTCCTTCGAGTCGCGCGACGACATCCTCCCGGAGGAGTACCTCGAGATGGTCGAGCTGAAGACCGCGGTCCTCTACGGGGCGTCGGCGGCGACGCCGGCCGTCCTGCTCGGCGCCGACGACGAGGTCGTCGACGCGCTGTACGAGTACGGGATCGACTCGGGGCGGGCGTTCCAGATCCAGGACGACGTGCTCGATCTCACCGTCCCCTCCGAGGAGCTCGGCAAGCAGCGCGGCTCCGACCTCGTCGAGGGGAAGGAGACGCTGATCACGCTCCACGCGCGACAGGAGGGCGTCGACGTCGACGGGCTCGTCGACGCCGACACCCCGGCCGAGGTCACGGAGTCGGCCATCGAGGACGCGGTTGCCGCCCTCGAGGAGGCCGGCTCGATCGCGTACGCCCGCGAGACGGCCGAGGACCTCACGGCGCGGTCGAAAGAGCACCTCGAACTGCTCCCCGAGGGCGGCTCCCGGAGCCTCCTCGAGGACCTCGCGGACTACCTGATCGTCCGCGGCTACTGAGCGGGTCGGCGGGCCCACGCGGCCGTCCGGCTCGTCCCCGGACGGCCGCGGCGGAACGGCTCCGATCCCGATCCGGCGGTCCCGTCCGCAACAGACACCGCTTTATCCTCGGTCGCCGTGTTCCCTCCGTGTCCCGGTACCGAGACGTCGTCCTGTTCTTCACGCTCGCCTTCCTGTGGGGCGGTTCGTTCGTCGCCATCGAGGTCGGCCTCGACTACTACCCGCCCGTGCTGTACGCCGCCTACCGATTCGACGTGGCGGCGCTGGTGCTGGTGTCGTACGTCCTCCTGACGGAGGCGGGACCGCTCCCGAGCACGCGCGGCGACCTGGCCGCGATCGGCTTCAGCGGGGGGCTCTCCGTCGCCGCCAACAACTCGCTTTTGTTCGTCGGCCAGCAGTACACGACGAGCGGCATCGCCTCGATCACCTACAGCCTCGTGCCGATCGCGACCGCGGCGGTCGCGGCCGCCTGGATCGGCGGCTCCGACCTCGACGCGCGGGGCGCGCTCGGCGTGGTGCTCGCGTTCGTCGGCGTCGGCCTCGTCGCCCAGCCCGATCCGTCGAACCTCGCCGGCGGCGTCACGATCGGCGTCGGGCTCATCTCGGTCGGCGTGATCGCGGTCGCGGTCGGCAGCGTCGGGCTCCGCACCGTGGAGACGAGCTTCTCCAGCATCGCGCTCACGGGGTGGGCGATGCTGTTCGGCGCCCTGTTGATCCACGGGCTCAGCGCGGGGCTCGGCGAGAGCCAACAGCTCCCGGTCGCGGAGCTCCCGGCGGTCGGTTCGCTGCTGTTCCTCGGCGTGTTGTCCTCGGCGGTCGCGTACACCATCTACTTCACGCTGCTCGACCGGCTGGGAGCGTTCGAGATCAACCTCGTCTCCTACGTCGTCCCCGTCGTCGCGACCGTCGCCGGCGCGGTCCTCCTCTCGGAGCCCGTGACGCCGCTGACGGTCGCCGGCTTCGCCGTTATCGTCGTTGGGTTCGCGCTCCTCAAGCGGCACGCGATCGCCGACGAGGTGCCGCGGCTCCTCTCGCGGGTCGGCGGGCTGTTTTGAACCGTTCGTCGAAATCCGATCCTTCAGACGCGGTCTCGTCCGATACGGCCAAGCGCTGAAGATCGCGCGTGTACGAACGTGCGGGGACCGTCACGGCCAGAGCCCGCGCGTCTCGTGAGCTTCCGCGATCCGCGATAGCGCGACGATGTACGCCGCGTCGCGCCAGGTCACGTTACGCGCCTCGAACTCCTCACGGACGCCCTGCCAGGCAGCCAACATTTCCGTTTCCAGCTCGTCGTGAACGCGGTCCAGCGACCACGCGCGCCGGTTGATGTCTTGGAGCCATTCGAAGTAGCTCACCGTCACGCCGCCGGCGTTAGCCAGAATATCCGGAATCACCGGGAGATCCCGCTCGGCGAAGATCGCGCTCGCCGCGCTCGTCGTGGGTCCGTTCGCACCCTCGATAACGATGTCCGCCGCGACGTCGTCGGCGTTCTCCGCCGTCAGGACGTTTCCGATCGCCGCCGGAATCACCACGTCCACGTCGAGCTCCAGTAGTTCGCCGTTGGTCAGCGTCTCCGGGGCCCCGTGTGTCAGCACCGCCTCCGGCTCTTCGTCGTGAGCGGGAATCGCGCGCGTATCTAATCCGTTCGCATCGTAGATGGCCCCGTTGACGTCACTCACGGCGACGACGTTCGCCCCCCAGTCGTCGAGTAGCTTCGCCGCGTTCGCCCCGACGCTCCCGAAGCCCTGCACGGCGACGTCAGTCGCCGCGATATCCTTCTCGTAGTAGTCGATGGCCTCCTGGGCGATGATCGCGACGCTCCGACCGGGCGCCGAATCGCGCCCCTCGCTCCCGCCGACGACGGGCGGTTTCCCCGTGACGACCCCCGGAATCGTTTCGCCCTCTTGCATCGAGTAGGCGTCCATCAGCCACGCCATCGTCTGCGGATCCGTACCCATGTCGGGCGCGGGAATGTCTTTCGTCGGGCCGATGACGGACCGGATCTCGTCGGTGAACCGGCGCGTCAGCTGTTCCTTTTCCGACTCGCTGAGGTCCTTGGGGTTGACGGCGATACCGCCCTTCGCACCGCCGAAGGGGATGTCCATCACGGCGCATTTCCACGTCATCCACATCCCGAGTCCGACACACTCCTCGCGCGTCACGTCGGGGTGGTACCGAAGCCCGCCCTTGAACGGCCCGCGGACGCTGTCGTGTTGCGCTCGATACCCCGTGTACAGCTTCACCTCGCCGGTTTCGCGTTCGATCGGAACGGTGACCTCGTGGACCCTCTTGGGGTGCTTGAGTCGCTCGATGACGTTCTGATCGATGTCGAGGTGATCGGCAGCCTGCTGGAGCTGGCGGCGCGCCGTCTGTAACGCGGACTCCGGTTCGCTCGGTTCCTCGTCGCGAGCTGTTGCTGTCGAGGCCATCGCTACTCTATCGGCATGCGTCGGTTCCGCATCTCCCCGGCACAGTCGGGACACGTGCCCGGACTGGTTTCCGAAAGCACGACCTTGCCGCATTCAAAACACTCGTAAGGCGATTCCGCGGCCGAATTTTGGGAGGCGTCTCTCATGGTGATCTGAGAGTCCCGGCGGTCTCTCGCAGGGCACTCTATCAAAACGGAGTGGGTACAGGAGGGAATAGTTGGTAGTTGAGTATGAACCCGGTAGGCGTACAGGGTTGTTTATAATACAACCCGATGGACAACGAGAGTCCGGTGAACTACCGGGCCGGCAGTGCTCCGGCATCGATATTTCTGGCGGGTTCAGTCCGTGGAGTGAGTAACGACGGGCGAGTGATCGTCGATCAGCGCCGTGAACAGCTTCCGTTGTGCGGTTCGGATATGCTGATAGAAGGCTTGTGGAGAGATGTCCAGCGAGTCCGACACGGCCTCCCCGGTCGCCTCCCGCGGGGACTCGAAGAACCCGCTGTAGTACGCCGTCTCCAGGACTTCCAGCTGTCTGGCAGTCAGTTGATCGAGCACCGACGCGTAGAGCCCGTGTTCGGACGCCTGTTCCCGGGTCTGTTTCGACGTGAGCGTGACGTCGCGGAAGCGCCCGCTGATGAACTGGGTGACGTCTCTGACCTCGACGCCGTGAGAGAGGTCGATAACCAACTCCGTGTTCGATCGTGAGGCTGTCGCACCTCGGAGGACGGCGCCGTGGTCGGCGAGCTCCGTCGCGAGAAACGGCTCGGAGAGCCGGAGCCGCACCACGCCGCCGGAGTCGCCGCCGCGGATCCGGCGTACGTCCTCGACGGTCCGGAGGCCGTCCGCCGCGTCGACGACGGCGTCGAGCGGCGCGTCGTCGACGGTGACGAAGACGTAGTTTCCGCTGGCGGTCTGTTGGACGCCGCCCTCGTAGGTGAGCGTGCAGTCGGCGGCCTCCGCCAACCGCGTCAGCACGAACGACGGATCGGTGACCGCGTACTCGACCCGAGTCATCGACGTGGTGAGCAGTGCGCGCTTGCGCTCGCTCGCGCTGATGGCGGCGGCGATCGTCTCTCCCAGCTCCGCGAACACGGACTGGATTGTCTCACCGAAGGCGTCCGGCGCGGTCGCGTACACCGTCAGGACGCCGTACGAGAGGTCGTTGTACACCAGCGGGATGCTCAAGACGGAGAGCAGATCGCGTGAAATCGCGTCCTTTCGCCACGAGGCCGCGCGAAGGTCGGCCGCGACGTTCGAGACGAGCGTCATCGATCCGGATGCCGCGGTCCGGCCTGCCGGCTCGACGTTCTCGGCGGCCACGGGGAACGATTGCGTATCGAGGTATCCCCGATCCGCGCCGGCCCACGCCTGCGGCGTCACCGTCTCGCTCGGCCCGTCGAGCGTGCCGATCCAGGCGAACTGGAAGCGGCCGTCGGCGGTGAGGCGGTCACAGACGGTGTGATCGATCTCCTCCCTGGTCTCGGACTGCACGAGCGCCTGATCGATCTCACGGATGGTCTCGTTGATCTGGTTGAGCGCGGTGAGCTGGTCGTTCTGTCGCTGGAGTTCGCGGTCCTGTTCGCGGAGCTGCGACTCGCGGTCGACGCGGTCGAGCGCCGCCTCAGCGGTCGCCGCGAGGAGGTCGGTGAGCTCTCGCGTGACGTCGTCGAACACGCCGACCGCCGTCGAGCCGACGACGAACACGCCGTGGTTGCCGAGCGGGATGTACGCCGCACTCCGAAGGTCGGTCGCGACGTTCGCGAGGCGGTCCGCATCGTGGACGTCCGCGAAGAAGCCGGCCTCGTTCTCGACGAAACTGTGACTGACGAGGTCGTTCCCGTCCGCGTGAACGGGGGGCAGCGGGCCGTGGGCGTTCCGCATCGACTGCGAGTGGACGACGGGCTGGAGGTGATTATCGTCGGCGTCGAAGAGGTAGACGGCGCTCGCGTCGAGGCCCAAGACGTCCGCGGTGTCGTCGACGACGTGCTGGGCGATCTCCTGGTGCGTCTCGGCGTAGAGGAAGTCCCGTGCGGTCTCCTGGAGAGCGGCCAGCGACCGTTCGCGCTGCTTTCGTTTCGTGACGTCCCGACAGCTGTACAGCAGCGTCCCGTCCTGAATCGCGACTTCGCGGACGTTCACCAACAGCGTGTGTTCGCGGCCGGCCTTGTCCGTCGCCGTCGTCTCGATGTTCTTCAGGACGCCCTCGTCGGCGAGTTTCTCGCGATCGAAGAGGTCCTCGCCGAGCAGGTCCTCGATCGTCCCGATCTCCCGGATCTCGTCGGCGGTGTACCCGAAGATGAAGTGCGCGTTCGGGCAGACGTACGTGTATTCGCCGTCCTCGTCGGTCATGAGGACGGTATCGGTCATATTGTTGAGCGTGACGCGGTGGAGCTTTTCGGAGCGTCGGAGCTCCCGTTCGAGGTCGACGCGGTCGGTGATTTCGACGCTGTCGACGATGATCGAGACGAGCTCGCCGCGTTCGTCGGTGACCGGCTGCACGGAGAGTTCCAGAACGCTGGAGCTCGTTGCAGCGTCCTGGATGACGACGGCGTGCCCGAACTCTCCGTCTCCGGCCGCGCCCACGAGCCGACGGATATCGTCTCTCGTTTGGCTGTCGTCGGGCCACCAGGGGAGCGTCCAGAACGGGTCGCCGACGACGGCGCCGGCGTCCGCGTCCACCATGTCACGGGCGGCTTGGTTGACGCGCGTGAGCGTCCCCTCGGGGTCGAGCACCCACGTCGCGGACCTGGTATCGTGGAAGATGGCGTCGAACTGTCGCGCGCGCTCGCGCCGCGTGGCCGAGCGCTGAGCCCTCCGGATCGCCCGCTCGGTTCGCCGTATGGCGTCTGAGACGGCGTCGTCCGACGGGTCGCTGACGGCGATATAATCGGTCACGCCGGCTTCGATGGCCTCGCTGGCGAGTCGCTCGCTGCCGTCGGCCGTCCCCAGAATCACCGGTAGCGTCGTCGACGTATCGCGGATGTGGCGGACAAGGCCGATCCCAGTCGTTTCGGCGAGAGTCTCGTCTGTAACGACGCAGTCGACGGTCGTCTGTCGAAGCTTCTCTCGAGCCGCCGACGCCGTCGGTACGTCGTGGACCGTCGCCTCGAATTCCTCGCGGAGAGCGCCGGCGTATGACGTTATCCACGGCGTGTCGCCGACGACGACGACGGCGGACGCGTCGAGGACGCTACTCGTCGCGGAGTTCATGTGCGGGGCTGAAGGCGCCGATCACAGAGTTCGGTATCACGCGTGATGAGCCGTCGATACTCTCAGATACACTTCGGCCAAACGAGCTCACTCTCATTTAATGTTCAACCCCCCTGTTGAAATCGTTAACTGTTGGTTTTATGTCACCTTCTCGATCGGGATAAGGGGATAACCGACAAAATGGACCGTGCGGTGTGCGGATCCCCTGTATTGACCGAAGTCGGACCTGTGCCCCAGTAGGCGGTTCGACAGGTGCGGTCGAACGGTACGCCGCCGGAATCAGCCCTCCAGCGCGGCGGTGTCCTCGACGATCTCGACCGCGTGGTCCTCGGGCGAGACGCCCTCGTACGCGAGCACGACGGTCCCCTCGTCGTCGAGCACGTACGTGTTCCGGAACACGCCGTCGAAGGTGTTGCCGAACATCTGCTTCTCGCCGTAGGAGTCGTACGCGCTCGCGACTTCGCCGTCGGGGTCGGAGAGCAGCGCGAACGGGAGGTCGTACTTCTCGGCGAACGGCTCCAGGTCCTCGGCGGGGTCGTCGCTGACTCCGATGACGGCGATATCGGCCCCCTCGAAGGCGTCCCACTCGTCGCGGAAGCCGCACGCCTCGGCGGTACAGCCCGGCGTGTCGGCGCGGGGGTAGAAGTAGACCACCGTGTACCGCGCGTCGGCGGGGTCGACGGTGACCGTGTCGCCGTGCTGGTCGGACAGCGTGATGGGGGGTGCGGAGTCGCCCGGTTCGAGCATATCTCCCGTCGATTCGGAGGCGCCTTAGTGGGTTCGGTCCGGTCAGTTCCGCGTTCGACGGCCGGTCACCGCGACGGAGGCCCCGGACTGCCGCCGTCGCCGTCCCTCCGCAACCTCTTTGCGGTCGCTGGCCGAACCGACGGCCATGAGTCACGGATCCCTGGACGACGACGCGGTCGAGAGCTACCGGGAGGCCGGCGCGGTGTTGGTGGAAGCGACGAACGAGGCCCGCGAGATGGTCGAGCCGGGACGGACCCACCTGGAGGTCGCGGAGTGGACGGAGGACTTCGTCCGCGAGCAGGGGGCCGGGCTCGCCTTCCCCGTCAACATCAGCGTCGACCCGGAGGCGTCGCACGCCACTCCGGGCCGCGATGACGACACCGAGTTCGGCGAGGAGATGGTGTGTCTCGACGTCGGCGTCCACGTCGACGGCTACATCGCCGACGCCGCGGTGACCGTCGACCACACGGGCACCCCGGAGCTCGTCGAGGCCGCCGAGATGGCGCTGGAGGCCGCGGTCGACGAGGCCGGCCCAGGCGTCGAGGTCGGCGTCGTCGGAGGGGCGATCGAGGACGTGATCCGCGGGTACGGCTACACCCCCGTCCTGAACCTCTCCGGCCACGGCGTCGAGCGCTACGACGCCCACACGGGCCCGACGGTCCCGAACCGCGGCGTCGACCGCTCCGTCGAGCTGGAGCCGGGCCAGGCGGTCGCCATCGAGCCGTTCGCGACCGACGGGCGCGGGAAGGTCGGCGAGGGAACGGAAGAGGAGATCTTCGAGCGGCAGGGGTCCGGGAGCGTGCGCGACCGCCGCGCGCGGCAGGCCTTAGAGGAGATCGAGGCGTTCGACGATCTCCCGTTCGCGGCGCGGTGGCTGGAGGGCGATCGCGTCGAGATGGCGTTACGGCGGCTGAAGCAGGCGAACGCGGTGAAGGGGTACCCCGTCCTGAAGGAGGCCGACGACGCCCTCGTGAGCCAGGCGGAGCACACCCTGCTGATCACCGACGACGGCGTCGAGGTGACGACGGCTGGGATCCACGGTTTCGACGACTGATGGACCGGATCTACGCCCCGTGGCGGATCGAGTGGGTCGAGCGCGACTCTGACCCGATCGACGGCTGCCCGTTCTGCGTCCTGCCCGAGCGCGAGGACGCCCGCGAGGCCCGGGTCGTCGCCGAGAGCGAGCGCAACTACGTCCTGTTGAACAACGCGCCGTACAACCCCGGCCACGCGATGGTGATCCCGGACGAGCACGTCGAGGACCCGACCGACCTCGACGACGCGACGCTGTTCGACCACGCGCGCCTGAAGGCGGCGACGCTGGCGGCGTTGCGCCGCGACGTCGACCCGCACGGGGTGAACACGGGACAGAACCTCGGCGGGGACGCCGCCGGCGGCTCGATCGACCACCTCCACACCCACGTCGTCCCGCGGTGGAACGGCGACACGAACTTCATGCCCGTGACCGGCGAGACGAAGGTGATCGTGGAGGCTATCGACCGCACGTACGGCCACCTCCACGCCGGCTTCGCCGCCGGCGACGACGTGGTCGATCCGGGCGACGCCGATGCGGGCGATCCGGTGCGGCTGTCGTTCGATATCTGATCTCGGTCAGTACACCAGCTCCCCGGAGATGAACTTCCGGGTGCGCTCGTCCGACGGGTCCTCGAAGATCCGCTCCGTCGGGCCGACCTCGGTGACCCCGTCGTCGAGCAGCACCGCGACCCGGTCGGCGACGCGCTCCGCCTGGTGCATGTCGTGCGTCGCCACGACGACGCCGATCCCGCGGTCGCGGGCCTTCGCCATCGCGTCCTCGATGACGGCGGTGTTCCGCGGGTCGAGGTCGGAGGTGGGCTCGTCCAAGAGGAGGACGTCGGGGTCGTACGCCAGCGCCCGGGCGAACGACACCCGCTGCGCCTCCCCGCCGGAGAGCGAATCCGCCCGCTGGGTCGCCTTCTCGGAGAGCCCCACCACGTCGAGCGCGTCGCCGACGGCGTCGGCGGGCTCGTGCAGCCCGACGAGCGAGCGGAGCTGGGCCTGAAGCCGGTCCGCCCACGGGCGGCGGATCCGCAGCCCGTACTCGACGTTTCGCGCGACGGGCGCGTCGAAGAGGCTCGCCTCCTGGAACACCATCCCGACCCGCCGGCGCAGTGCGAGCCGCTCCGACTCCTCGGCGGTCCACACGTCGGTGCCGTCGAGCGCGACGGCGCCGTCGTCGGGTTCGAGCGAGAGCGCGAGCGTCCGGAGCAGCGTCGTCTTGCCGACGCCGGACGGTCCGATCACCGCGACCACCTCCCCGGAGTCGACGGCCAGCGAGAGGTCGCTGAACACCGGCCCGTCGCCGTACGAGCGCGAGACGTTCCGGAGCCGGAGCATCAGCGGTGCACCCCCTGATCGCCGAGCCGGATCACGACCGCGTTGACCGTCAGCACGAGCGCGACGAGGACGGCGCCGAGGATCATCGCGGTGCCGTACTGCCCCTGTCTGGCCTCCAGTTGGATCGCGGTCGTCAGCGTTCGCGTTTTCGAGATCCCGTCCGCGCCCGTGATGTTGCCGCCGACGATGAGCACGGAGCCGACCTCGCTGATGGCGCGGCCGAAGCCGGCCAGGATCGCGGTCGCGATGCCGTACCGGGCTTCCTTGAGGACGACGAGCGCCACGTCGACGCGCGTGCCGCCGAGCACGCGGGCGGCGTCGCGGACGTTCCCGTCGACGCCGGATATCGCCGCGAGGCTGATCGCCGTGATCGGCGGCGTCGCGAGCACGAACTGCGACATGATCATCGCCTGCTTCGTGAACACGAGTTCGAGCGCGCCGAGCGGCCCCTGGTTGGAGACGGCGAACAGCACGAGGAGGCCGACGACGACGCTCGGGAACCCCATCCCGGTGTTGATCACCGACTTCACGAACTGCTTCCCCGGGAAGTCGGAAAACCCCATCACCACGGCGATCGGGATGCTGAACAGCGTGCTCAGCGCCACCGCCGTGAGGCTCACGTACAGGGAGACGTAGATGATGCTCCAGACGTAGCCGTCCCTGAACGGGAGGTCGAGGAGGGCCGGGAGGTCGGCGGCGACCGGACTCCCGAGGAGGGCCGAGAGGTCTGCGGTGACCGGTCCCCCGAGGACGGCCGGCAGCAGCGGTGCGACTGAGTCGAGCGGCACGCTCACCCGTCGGTGGAGTTCCCACTCCAACCTTCCGGAACGTACTGCTGGAAGTCGGGGTCCTCGGAGACCGCTCTGGGGAAGAACAGCTGCTCGCCGTTCATCTGGTAATCGGAGATCGCGTCTTGGGTCCCGGGACTGGTGATCCAGCCGATGTACGCCATCGCGAGGTCGTAGTTGGCGTTGTCGTGGACGCCGGGGTTGACGGCCATGATCCCGTAGGGGTTCGCGAGGATCTCCGGGCCGTCCTCGATCGGTCCCTGCACGAGGATCGTCAGGTCGACCTCCGAGCGCTGCGAGATGAACGTGCCGCGGTCCGAGAGCGTGTAGGCGCCCTGCTGGTTCGCGTTGTTGAGCGCCTCGCCCATCCCGGCGCCGATCTCCTGGTACCAGTCGCCGCCGGGCTCGGTCCCCGCAGCCTCCCAGAGGTTCAGCTCCTTCGTGTGCGTGCCGGAGTTGTCCCCGCGGGAGACGAACGGCGCCTCCGCGTCGGCGATCGTCGTGAGCGCCTCGGTCGCCGACTCCATCCCCTGGATCCCGGCCGGGTCGCTCTCGGGCCCGACGATCACGAAGTCGTTGAACATCAGGTCCCGGCGGTTGATCCCGTACCCGTTGCGCATGAACTCGTCCTCGAGCCCGCGGGCGTGGACCATCACCACGTCGGAGTCGCCGTTCCGGGCCGACTCGAGGGCCGCGCCCGTCCCCTGCGCGACGGCGTCGACGGTCACGCCGTACATCTCCTCGAAGTCGGCGTGGATCTCGTCGAGCAGCCCCGTGTCGTACGTGCTCGTCGTGGTCGTGAGCGTCAGGGTCTCGCCGGCCACGGCGGCCCCGGTCTCTTCCTGGCTCCCGCCGAACTGCGCGCAGCCGGCGGTGCTCGCTACCGCTCCCGCGCCGAGCGCCGCGACGAATCGTCGTCGATGTATCGGCATGGACACACCGTTGGGCTGATACTAAATATAGCTTCTGCCACCGGTCAACCGCGACCGGTTACTCGCTCACACACGGAGCGATCGAGGTGCGCCGGCGAGGCCGAGCCGGTGTCCGATCCCGTCCCGAGAGCGGTCGGAATCGGAGGGGAAGACGACCGGAATCGGTTACGTCGTCGTGCGGACGCCGGCGTACGGGGAGGGAAAGCGCCAACACCCCCCGGGACGACGGTGTCGACATGGACGAAAGCGGCGACGAGGGCGCCGCCGAAGGGAACGCGGCCGAGGAGAGCGCCGCCGAAAGGAGCACGGCCGAGGAGAGCGCCGCCGGAGCGGGTCGCGGCAGCGCGGCGCTCATCGAGGGC comes from the Halorubrum depositum genome and includes:
- a CDS encoding HIT family protein; the protein is MDRIYAPWRIEWVERDSDPIDGCPFCVLPEREDAREARVVAESERNYVLLNNAPYNPGHAMVIPDEHVEDPTDLDDATLFDHARLKAATLAALRRDVDPHGVNTGQNLGGDAAGGSIDHLHTHVVPRWNGDTNFMPVTGETKVIVEAIDRTYGHLHAGFAAGDDVVDPGDADAGDPVRLSFDI
- a CDS encoding amino acid ABC transporter ATP-binding protein; the protein is MLRLRNVSRSYGDGPVFSDLSLAVDSGEVVAVIGPSGVGKTTLLRTLALSLEPDDGAVALDGTDVWTAEESERLALRRRVGMVFQEASLFDAPVARNVEYGLRIRRPWADRLQAQLRSLVGLHEPADAVGDALDVVGLSEKATQRADSLSGGEAQRVSFARALAYDPDVLLLDEPTSDLDPRNTAVIEDAMAKARDRGIGVVVATHDMHQAERVADRVAVLLDDGVTEVGPTERIFEDPSDERTRKFISGELVY
- a CDS encoding substrate-binding domain-containing protein, whose translation is MPIHRRRFVAALGAGAVASTAGCAQFGGSQEETGAAVAGETLTLTTTTSTYDTGLLDEIHADFEEMYGVTVDAVAQGTGAALESARNGDSDVVMVHARGLEDEFMRNGYGINRRDLMFNDFVIVGPESDPAGIQGMESATEALTTIADAEAPFVSRGDNSGTHTKELNLWEAAGTEPGGDWYQEIGAGMGEALNNANQQGAYTLSDRGTFISQRSEVDLTILVQGPIEDGPEILANPYGIMAVNPGVHDNANYDLAMAYIGWITSPGTQDAISDYQMNGEQLFFPRAVSEDPDFQQYVPEGWSGNSTDG
- a CDS encoding ABC transporter permease, whose amino-acid sequence is MIYVSLYVSLTAVALSTLFSIPIAVVMGFSDFPGKQFVKSVINTGMGFPSVVVGLLVLFAVSNQGPLGALELVFTKQAMIMSQFVLATPPITAISLAAISGVDGNVRDAARVLGGTRVDVALVVLKEARYGIATAILAGFGRAISEVGSVLIVGGNITGADGISKTRTLTTAIQLEARQGQYGTAMILGAVLVALVLTVNAVVIRLGDQGVHR